A genomic region of Stenotrophomonas sp. NA06056 contains the following coding sequences:
- a CDS encoding ROK family protein codes for MAELIANACYGIDIGGTKTELVVCDAAMQVTWRRRVATPQGDYDSFLQAVVTLVAEADAALGRSDAAIGIALPGVRDRRSGRQLSANVPALTGQCVAADLQARLQRPLHFGNDLQCFALSEAHGGAAEGYPSMFGAILGTGAGGGFCLQGRLLSGFNGLAGEWGHWSVPGHLLQRHGLPLIDCACGLQGCVERYVSGSGLAMIERHLGGDAAEASVVIALAEAGDARARQALDIHRDLLGHSLAALVLALDPHVIVLGGGLSQYAPLYQLLPAAIAAHLFNGVQVPPIVPPRFGDAGGARGAALLACQPSFS; via the coding sequence ATGGCTGAGCTGATCGCCAACGCCTGCTACGGCATCGACATCGGCGGCACCAAGACCGAGCTGGTGGTGTGCGATGCGGCGATGCAGGTCACCTGGCGGCGCCGGGTGGCCACGCCGCAGGGTGACTACGACAGCTTCCTGCAGGCGGTGGTGACACTGGTCGCTGAAGCCGATGCCGCGCTGGGTCGCAGCGATGCGGCCATCGGCATCGCCCTGCCCGGCGTGCGTGATCGTCGCAGCGGCCGCCAGCTCAGCGCGAATGTTCCGGCGCTGACCGGCCAATGCGTGGCGGCCGATCTGCAGGCACGCCTGCAGCGCCCGCTGCATTTCGGCAACGACCTGCAGTGCTTCGCGCTTTCTGAAGCGCATGGTGGCGCCGCCGAGGGCTATCCCAGCATGTTCGGCGCCATCCTCGGCACCGGTGCCGGTGGCGGCTTCTGCCTGCAGGGACGCCTGCTGTCCGGCTTCAACGGCCTGGCCGGCGAATGGGGCCACTGGAGCGTGCCGGGTCACCTGCTGCAGCGCCATGGCCTGCCGCTGATCGATTGCGCCTGTGGCCTGCAAGGCTGCGTGGAGCGCTACGTGTCCGGTAGTGGCCTGGCGATGATCGAGCGCCATCTCGGTGGTGACGCTGCCGAGGCCAGCGTGGTGATCGCCCTGGCCGAAGCCGGCGATGCGCGTGCACGGCAGGCGCTGGACATCCATCGCGACCTGCTCGGCCACAGCCTGGCCGCACTGGTGCTGGCACTGGACCCGCACGTGATCGTGCTCGGTGGCGGTCTTTCCCAATACGCACCGCTGTACCAGCTGCTGCCCGCGGCCATCGCCGCGCATCTGTTCAACGGCGTGCAGGTGCCACCCATCGTACCGCCGCGCTTCGGCGATGCCGGTGGCGCACGCGGTGCCGCCCTGCTGGCCTGCCAACCCTCGTTTTCCTGA
- a CDS encoding SIS domain-containing protein, producing MDVTLLSDLSAWQRRGGADTATEIAQQPALWEALAQDLSRARDRLQAFLGDSLNDPNQRVLFTGAGSSGFIAEMVADAINAQWPADVRVVHTTSLLTHPSLYLQRDRPTLLVSFGRSGSSPESVAAVDRVRSDVDDARFLDITCNADGELARRGAGRADTCTLLMPSASCDRAFAMTSSLTCMLLAALTVFDRSPWDTRVARLKQIAGLAREGQAQWDAPVAALAQRPFNRVIYLGSGPLEALAREAALKVLELTAGRVLALANTPLGFRHGPKSTLDGSTLVVVLRSGQPLARRYEQDLLEELRRDGVAGQVLSIGPHSDIGADDDYTLTVPALDDPWLAPVWLGFAQLYALQRSAALGLTPDNPFPDGTVNRVVKGVTIHHG from the coding sequence ATGGACGTCACCCTGCTTTCCGATCTGTCCGCCTGGCAGCGCCGCGGCGGAGCCGATACCGCTACCGAAATCGCCCAGCAGCCGGCGCTGTGGGAAGCCCTTGCACAGGATCTGTCGCGTGCCCGCGACCGCCTGCAGGCCTTCCTCGGCGACAGCCTCAATGACCCGAACCAGCGCGTGCTGTTCACCGGCGCCGGCAGTTCAGGCTTCATCGCCGAAATGGTGGCCGATGCGATCAACGCGCAGTGGCCGGCCGACGTGCGCGTGGTGCATACCACCAGCCTGTTGACCCATCCGTCGCTGTACCTGCAGCGCGATCGTCCGACCCTGCTGGTCTCGTTCGGCCGCAGCGGTTCCAGCCCGGAGAGCGTGGCGGCGGTCGACCGCGTGCGCAGCGACGTGGACGATGCACGCTTCCTCGACATCACCTGCAATGCCGATGGCGAACTGGCCCGTCGCGGCGCCGGCCGCGCCGATACCTGCACGCTGCTGATGCCGTCGGCCAGCTGCGACCGTGCCTTCGCCATGACCAGCAGCCTGACCTGCATGCTGCTGGCCGCGCTGACGGTGTTCGACCGCTCGCCCTGGGATACCCGCGTGGCGCGCCTGAAGCAGATTGCCGGTCTCGCCCGCGAAGGCCAGGCGCAGTGGGACGCGCCGGTAGCCGCGCTGGCGCAACGCCCGTTCAACCGGGTGATCTACCTTGGCAGCGGCCCGCTGGAAGCACTCGCACGCGAGGCCGCGTTGAAGGTGCTGGAGCTGACCGCCGGCCGCGTGCTGGCGCTGGCCAACACCCCGCTCGGCTTCCGCCACGGCCCGAAGTCGACGCTGGACGGCAGTACCCTGGTGGTCGTGCTGCGCAGCGGGCAGCCGCTGGCGCGCCGCTATGAACAGGATCTGCTGGAAGAACTGCGCCGCGACGGCGTGGCCGGCCAGGTGCTGTCGATTGGACCGCATTCGGATATCGGCGCCGACGATGACTACACCCTCACCGTGCCGGCGCTGGATGATCCGTGGCTTGCGCCGGTGTGGCTGGGCTTTGCGCAGTTGTATGCGCTGCAGCGTTCGGCCGCACTTGGCCTGACCCCCGACAACCCGTTCCCGGACGGCACCGTCAACCGCGTGGTCAAGGGTGTCACCATCCACCATGGCTGA